TAGGATGTGCTTTGACAAAATTGCCAAATTTGCTGCATAGATCTAAAACTTTTTCGGAACCAGCTCTGCGTTTGATTGCGCCTTTGAGCTCATCGAGTTCTTTATTGCGACCCATTTCTTCTTCGAAAATAGGATTGTATACCATGATTATCTGCCTTTATCTTCTATTTATACCCATTTTTTGAGTATCCTAAACATCCCTTGAATATAAAAAGCACTGTAAACAGAGGAATTTACTGTATTTACAAGTGTAATTTCGTAATAACCCGGAATGGATAAGATTACAATAGTGTGGTGGTTATGCAATTCGCTATCTTGAATATCACACCAGACTCATTCTCGGATGGTAATGAGACCAATCTTGATGCGTCTTGCTCGCTTGCTAAGGCAAAAGAGCTTAGGCAGACAGGGGCTGATTTTATAGATATTGGAGCGGAGTCGACACGTCCAGGAGCAAACACAATAAACCATGAAATAGAATTAGCAAGACTAATACCTTTTCTTGATCTACTCGAGGCTCAGGGCTCGGAACTGAGCGGGCGATTGTCATTGGACTCACGTAATCCACACGTAATCCAGAAGGTCTTTCAAGACTACAGCAAGCATTTTGCTTTTGTCAATGACGTAACTGGTTTGCAAAATCGAGAGCTACTTAAAGTAGTTGCCCAGCAAGTTGATCCCAAGGTGAAGCTCATTAGCATGCACTCCAAAGGCGGTGTGCCACCTAGTATTAAAGCTGCAGAGATTAGGGATGATTTTTATGAAATGGGCTTACTGGAAGATCTCAAAAGGTTTTGGGATCAAACAATCATGACTTGCCAAGAGTTTGGTATTGATTCAGATCGTTTGATTTTGGATCCGGGTTTGGGTTTTGGTAAAAATTTAAATCATTCCTTAGAGATTCTTGAATTGATACCCAAGCTTAAGCAAGAGTTTGCTTTGCCTATATTGATTGGAGCTAGTCGTAAGAGTTTTTTGGCTTTGTGGCATGCGTCTTCTCTCCCGTCTTCGCTTCGCTACGACGCGACTCAACCAGGTAAGGAGCAGGATCAATTGACACAAGAATATAATGAACTTGCCGTTAAACAAGGAGTAAATTATTTGAGAAACCATGTCATTGCTACGGCTCTGCCAGTCGCTGACGTAGAGTGTTATAATTGATCCGATGGAACTGACCCTCAAAGATACACGTGAAGAATTAAGCAAGCTTGAAGCAGAGGCAGCAAGTGAGTTTCCTCGTGCAAATGATTCTAAAACACTCAATGATATTAGAGTGAAATACCTTGGTGACAAAAGCACTATTGTTAATTTGCGCCGTAATATGAAGCATGTATCCAATGAAGAGAAACCAGAGTTTGGTAAGTTAATTAACCAAACTCTTAATGTAATTCAAACAAGTTTTGAGACTGCTAAAACTAGAATCGAAACTGCTGAACTTAATGCCAAACTTGAGAAAGAAAGAATAGATCCGAGTCTACCTGGCTTGGGTACAAAGCTCGGTAATTTACATCCATTGACGATGGTAACGAATGACATCGTCAAGATTTTTGAAACTATGGGTTTTTCTTTGGTAGATGGTCCTGAGATTGAGAATACTTATTACAACTTCACGGCACTCAACACGCCTGAAGATCATCCGGCAAGAGATGAGCAAGATACTTTTTATACTAGCCTTGGAGACGATGTTTTACTTAGATCACATACCTCGTCTATTCAAATTCGTGCCATGGAGAGACTCAAGCCACCATTTAGAATTATTGGGCATGGCAGAGTCTATCGTAATGAAGAAGTCAACGCGCGCAAGATGCCCTTCTTTCATCAACTTGAAGTAATGATGATTGAAGAGAATGTCAATTTTGGTAATATGAAATGGGTGCTTAATGAATTTCTCAAGCAGTTTTTTGGAGAGGAGCTGCCGACAAGATTCCGTCCGGATTTTTTCCCGTTTACTGAGCCGTCTGCTGAGCTTGATGCCCAGTGTGTTTTTTGTAAGGGCAATGGCTGCACTACTTGCGGTAACCGCGGTTGGCTAGAGCTAATGGGTTGCGGTATGGTTGATCCTAAGGTTCTTGAGATGGCAGGAATAGATCCAGAGAAGTATTCTGGTTTTGCAGCTGGTCTTGGAATAGATAGATTTGCGATGCTTAAATACAAGATTAATGATATTAGATTTATGTTTAATGGGGATCAAAGATTTTTGAATCAGTTTTAGTATTTATGTAATTTATCGGTACTAATATGAAAAATGCATGTAATTTCATATTAGCATTGTGGTAAATAGGGTATAATTCATATTAGATGATAGAAAGATCACTCAAGCTACCATTAGAGGGCTCTCAAAGTATATTTTTGTTTGGCCCTAGAGGGGTAGGTAAGAGCTACTGGTTATCAAGGCAGCTGCCAGGAGCCTTGTACATTGATCTCCTGGATAGTCAAATACGTTTTGATTTGGAGGTAGATCTATCAAGATTGAGAAGGTATCTTAGTCAAGATCTTAATCAATGGATTGTAATTGATGAGATACAAAAGCTTCCTGAGCTACTTGATGAGGTTCATAAATTAATTGAACAAGATTCTCGCAAATTT
The Cyanobacteriota bacterium genome window above contains:
- the pheS gene encoding phenylalanine--tRNA ligase subunit alpha, which gives rise to MELTLKDTREELSKLEAEAASEFPRANDSKTLNDIRVKYLGDKSTIVNLRRNMKHVSNEEKPEFGKLINQTLNVIQTSFETAKTRIETAELNAKLEKERIDPSLPGLGTKLGNLHPLTMVTNDIVKIFETMGFSLVDGPEIENTYYNFTALNTPEDHPARDEQDTFYTSLGDDVLLRSHTSSIQIRAMERLKPPFRIIGHGRVYRNEEVNARKMPFFHQLEVMMIEENVNFGNMKWVLNEFLKQFFGEELPTRFRPDFFPFTEPSAELDAQCVFCKGNGCTTCGNRGWLELMGCGMVDPKVLEMAGIDPEKYSGFAAGLGIDRFAMLKYKINDIRFMFNGDQRFLNQF
- the folP gene encoding dihydropteroate synthase, producing the protein MQFAILNITPDSFSDGNETNLDASCSLAKAKELRQTGADFIDIGAESTRPGANTINHEIELARLIPFLDLLEAQGSELSGRLSLDSRNPHVIQKVFQDYSKHFAFVNDVTGLQNRELLKVVAQQVDPKVKLISMHSKGGVPPSIKAAEIRDDFYEMGLLEDLKRFWDQTIMTCQEFGIDSDRLILDPGLGFGKNLNHSLEILELIPKLKQEFALPILIGASRKSFLALWHASSLPSSLRYDATQPGKEQDQLTQEYNELAVKQGVNYLRNHVIATALPVADVECYN